A window of Actinomadura rubteroloni contains these coding sequences:
- a CDS encoding NAD(P)-dependent malic enzyme, which produces MSAQPLPTEPHSFDDDPAFRLHRGGKLEMRSTIPVRDADDLSLAYTPGVARVCTAIAERPELAYDYTWTSKVVAVVTDGTAVLGLGDIGPAASMPVMEGKSLLFKEFAGVDSVPIALSCTDTDEIVDTVIRMAPSFGGINLEDISAPRCFEIEDRLRAALDIPVFHDDQHGTAIVALAALQSAARLVGRPLSDLRAVVAGAGASGIAVSKILIEAGIGDIALSDSKGLIYEGRDGLNPIKQQIAAITNRSLLKGSTEEALRGADVFIGLSGSTVQESSIATMSDDAIVFALSNPTPEVHPEVARRHARVVATGRSDYPNQINNVLAFPGIFRGALDVRAHSITEGMKLAAASALAGIVGEDLSPDYVIPNPFDERVAPAVTAAVAAQARAEGVNRI; this is translated from the coding sequence GTGTCCGCTCAACCTCTCCCCACCGAACCGCACTCATTCGACGACGATCCGGCGTTCCGGCTGCACCGCGGCGGAAAGCTGGAGATGCGCTCCACCATCCCCGTCCGCGACGCCGACGACCTGTCGCTCGCCTACACGCCCGGCGTCGCCCGCGTCTGCACCGCGATCGCCGAGCGGCCCGAGCTGGCCTACGACTACACGTGGACGTCCAAGGTCGTCGCCGTCGTCACCGACGGGACCGCCGTGCTCGGCCTCGGGGACATCGGCCCGGCCGCGTCCATGCCGGTCATGGAGGGCAAGTCGCTGCTGTTCAAGGAGTTCGCCGGCGTCGACTCGGTGCCCATCGCGCTGAGCTGCACCGACACCGACGAGATCGTGGACACGGTCATCCGGATGGCCCCGAGCTTCGGCGGCATCAACCTGGAGGACATCAGCGCCCCCCGGTGCTTCGAGATCGAGGACCGGCTGCGCGCCGCCCTCGACATCCCCGTCTTCCACGACGACCAGCACGGCACCGCGATCGTCGCGCTCGCCGCGCTCCAGAGCGCCGCCCGGCTCGTCGGCCGTCCCCTGTCGGACCTGCGCGCGGTCGTGGCCGGCGCGGGCGCGTCCGGCATCGCCGTCTCCAAGATCCTCATCGAGGCGGGCATCGGCGACATCGCGCTGTCGGACAGCAAGGGCCTGATCTACGAGGGCCGCGACGGCCTCAACCCGATCAAGCAGCAGATCGCCGCGATCACCAACCGGTCGCTGCTCAAGGGCTCCACCGAGGAGGCGCTGCGCGGCGCGGACGTCTTCATCGGCCTGTCGGGCAGCACCGTCCAGGAGTCCTCGATCGCCACGATGAGCGACGACGCCATCGTGTTCGCGCTCTCCAACCCCACCCCCGAGGTCCACCCCGAGGTGGCGCGGCGGCACGCCCGCGTCGTCGCGACGGGCCGCAGCGACTACCCGAACCAGATCAACAACGTGCTGGCGTTCCCGGGGATCTTCCGCGGCGCGCTGGACGTCCGCGCCCACTCGATCACCGAGGGCATGAAGCTCGCCGCCGCGTCGGCGCTGGCCGGCATCGTCGGCGAGGACCTCTCCCCCGACTACGTCATCCCGAACCCGTTCGACGAGCGGGTCGCCCCGGCCGTGACCGCCGCCGTCGCGGCGCAGGCCCGCGCCGAGGGCGTCAACCGGATCTGA
- a CDS encoding S24 family peptidase, which yields MDWAKIIKGRALIRAEVTGASMLPALRPGDRLVVLSGGDVAAGDLVVARRPDDPETVIVKRATFRDGDGWWLESDNQDAPGRRDSWDFGAVPDGRVLGRAVARYRPLRRVGLLRRARR from the coding sequence ATGGACTGGGCAAAGATCATCAAGGGGCGGGCGCTGATCCGCGCCGAGGTCACGGGCGCCTCGATGCTGCCCGCGCTGCGTCCCGGGGACCGGCTCGTCGTCCTGTCCGGCGGGGACGTGGCGGCCGGCGACCTCGTCGTCGCGCGGCGGCCGGACGACCCGGAGACCGTCATCGTGAAGCGCGCCACGTTCCGCGACGGCGACGGCTGGTGGCTGGAGAGCGACAACCAGGACGCGCCCGGCCGCCGAGACAGCTGGGACTTCGGCGCCGTCCCGGACGGCCGGGTGCTGGGCCGCGCGGTGGCCCGCTACCGTCCGCTGCGCCGGGTGGGGCTGCTGCGCCGCGCCCGGCGGTGA
- the sodN gene encoding superoxide dismutase, Ni yields the protein MFVSLLRRRTTVSAHCDLPCGVYDPAQARIEAESVKAIIEKYNANEDPAFRTRAIVIKEQRSNLVKEHLWVLWTDYFKPPHFEKYPQLHTLFNEATKLAGAAGTKGGLDVKVADDLLARIAEIDKIFWETKQA from the coding sequence GTGTTCGTCAGCCTTCTGCGCCGCAGGACCACGGTCTCCGCGCACTGTGACCTGCCGTGCGGCGTCTACGACCCGGCGCAGGCCCGTATCGAGGCCGAGTCGGTCAAGGCGATCATCGAGAAGTACAACGCGAACGAGGACCCGGCGTTCCGGACCCGCGCGATCGTGATCAAGGAGCAGCGCTCCAACCTCGTCAAGGAGCACCTGTGGGTGTTGTGGACGGACTACTTCAAGCCGCCGCACTTCGAGAAGTACCCGCAGCTCCACACGCTCTTCAACGAGGCGACCAAGCTCGCGGGCGCGGCCGGCACGAAGGGCGGCCTGGACGTCAAGGTCGCCGACGACCTGCTCGCGCGGATCGCCGAGATCGACAAGATTTTCTGGGAGACCAAGCAGGCCTGA
- a CDS encoding GNAT family N-acetyltransferase, translated as MIREATPDDVPLVLRLVHELAAYERAPHEVRATEDDLRAQLFGPDAAASALIAEQDGEPVGFAVWFRTFSTWLGRPGIHLEDLFVRPEARGGGHGRALLLELARIAVARGYGRVEWSVLDWNAPAIGFYESLGARPQDEWTVYRLTGDALRDAAGAQSS; from the coding sequence ATGATCCGCGAGGCCACCCCGGACGACGTGCCGCTCGTCCTGCGGCTCGTCCACGAGCTCGCCGCCTACGAGCGCGCCCCGCACGAGGTGCGGGCCACCGAGGACGACCTGCGCGCCCAGTTGTTCGGCCCGGACGCGGCGGCGTCCGCGCTGATCGCCGAGCAGGACGGCGAGCCGGTCGGCTTCGCGGTGTGGTTCCGGACGTTCTCGACCTGGCTCGGCCGTCCGGGCATCCATCTGGAGGACCTGTTCGTCCGTCCGGAGGCGCGCGGCGGCGGGCACGGCCGGGCGCTGCTGCTGGAGCTGGCGCGGATCGCCGTCGCGCGCGGCTACGGCCGGGTCGAGTGGTCGGTGCTGGACTGGAACGCTCCGGCGATCGGCTTCTACGAGTCGCTCGGCGCGCGTCCGCAGGACGAGTGGACCGTCTACCGGCTGACCGGCGACGCGCTGCGGGACGCGGCCGGAGCCCAGAGTTCATGA
- a CDS encoding ATP-binding protein, with the protein MTEETAAMAASTEDSVRDVVTVKLPAAGAYLSVLRTATAGLAARLDFTLDEIEDLRIAVDEACAMLLPQAVPGTDLTCEFELTDEAMSIAVSVLTVDGAVPSRDTFAWTVLSSLAGEVDAKAAADDRVIVTLQKRRSGGLAL; encoded by the coding sequence GTGACCGAGGAAACCGCCGCGATGGCGGCCAGTACGGAGGATTCCGTGCGTGACGTCGTGACGGTGAAGCTCCCGGCCGCGGGCGCGTACCTGTCGGTGCTGCGCACCGCGACGGCCGGGCTCGCCGCCCGGCTCGACTTCACGCTGGACGAGATCGAGGACCTGCGGATCGCGGTCGACGAGGCGTGCGCGATGCTGCTTCCACAGGCCGTGCCGGGCACCGATCTGACCTGCGAGTTCGAGCTGACCGACGAGGCCATGAGCATCGCCGTGTCGGTGCTCACGGTGGACGGCGCCGTCCCGAGCCGCGACACGTTCGCCTGGACGGTGCTGTCGTCGCTCGCCGGCGAGGTGGACGCGAAGGCGGCCGCGGACGACCGGGTGATCGTCACGTTGCAGAAGCGCCGGTCGGGGGGCCTGGCCCTGTGA
- a CDS encoding RNA polymerase sigma factor SigF translates to MFERLAELPDGDPERQRIRDQLVELHLPLVEYLARRFRNRGEWLDDLIQVATIGLIKSIDRFDLGRGVEFSTYATPTIVGEIKRHFRDKGWAVRVPRRLQELKLSLTKAISDLAQREGRAPTVSELAAHLQMTEEEVLEGLESANAYSTVSLDAPDSGDEDAPAVADSLGMIDESLEGVEYRESLKPLLEKLPAREKRILLLRFFGNMTQSQIAAELGISQMHVSRLLARTLAQLRDGLTADE, encoded by the coding sequence ATGTTCGAGCGGCTCGCCGAGCTGCCCGACGGCGACCCCGAGCGCCAGCGCATCCGCGACCAGCTCGTCGAGCTGCACCTGCCGCTCGTGGAGTACCTGGCGCGGCGGTTCCGCAACCGCGGCGAGTGGCTGGACGACCTGATCCAGGTCGCGACGATCGGGCTGATCAAGTCGATCGACCGGTTCGACCTCGGCCGCGGGGTGGAGTTCTCCACCTACGCGACGCCGACGATCGTCGGGGAGATCAAGCGGCACTTCCGCGACAAGGGCTGGGCGGTGCGCGTGCCGCGCCGCCTCCAGGAGCTGAAGCTGTCGCTGACGAAGGCGATCAGCGACCTCGCCCAGCGGGAGGGCCGCGCGCCGACGGTCAGCGAGCTGGCCGCGCACCTGCAGATGACCGAGGAGGAGGTGCTGGAGGGCCTGGAGTCCGCCAACGCCTACTCCACGGTCTCGCTGGACGCGCCCGACTCCGGCGACGAGGACGCGCCCGCCGTGGCGGACTCGCTCGGCATGATCGACGAGTCGCTGGAGGGCGTGGAGTACCGGGAGTCGCTGAAGCCGCTGCTGGAGAAGCTCCCGGCGCGGGAGAAGCGGATCCTGCTGCTGCGGTTCTTCGGGAACATGACGCAGTCGCAGATCGCCGCGGAACTGGGCATCTCGCAGATGCACGTGTCGCGGCTGCTGGCACGGACGCTGGCGCAGCTCCGCGACGGGCTGACGGCCGACGAGTAG
- a CDS encoding diacylglycerol/lipid kinase family protein, with the protein MRAMLIANPKATSTSRQARDTLVRAFAGDLDLVLAETAHRGHATELARDAARDGFDVVIALGGDGTVNETVNGLLTDGPDLKLPALAVLPSGSANVFARALGLPGDPVGATRHVLAALRAGRHRTVGLGAASLPDGTERYFTFCAGVGLDAEVVREVERLRLAGAKADPSLYVRAAVRQFFAGTDRRRPALTVEAPGAAPISGVFLVFVSNTAPWTFLGPLPLNPSPRANFALGLDVFGTRSLSAGTVLSAFAKMLVARSRPMGGRHIVNVHDAEHVTLRATRPVAFELDGDYLGEHATITFRAVPKAVRIVI; encoded by the coding sequence GTGCGCGCCATGCTGATCGCCAATCCGAAGGCGACCTCCACCTCGCGGCAGGCCCGGGACACACTCGTCCGGGCGTTCGCCGGCGATCTCGACCTCGTCCTCGCCGAGACCGCGCACCGGGGGCACGCGACGGAGCTGGCGCGGGACGCGGCGCGCGACGGGTTCGACGTCGTGATCGCGCTCGGCGGCGACGGGACGGTCAACGAGACCGTCAACGGACTGCTCACCGACGGCCCGGACCTGAAGCTGCCCGCGCTGGCGGTGCTGCCGTCGGGCAGCGCGAACGTCTTCGCACGGGCGCTCGGGCTGCCGGGCGACCCGGTGGGCGCGACACGGCACGTCCTCGCGGCGCTGCGGGCGGGACGGCACCGGACGGTCGGGCTCGGCGCGGCGTCCCTCCCCGACGGCACCGAGCGCTATTTCACCTTCTGCGCGGGCGTCGGCCTGGACGCCGAGGTCGTGCGGGAGGTCGAGCGGCTGCGGCTGGCCGGCGCGAAGGCGGACCCGTCACTCTATGTGCGCGCCGCCGTGCGCCAATTCTTCGCCGGAACGGATCGGCGCCGCCCCGCGCTGACGGTCGAGGCGCCGGGCGCCGCGCCGATTTCCGGGGTCTTTCTCGTGTTCGTTTCCAACACCGCGCCGTGGACTTTCCTCGGCCCGCTTCCGCTCAATCCGAGCCCGCGCGCGAACTTCGCGCTCGGCCTGGACGTGTTCGGAACGCGTTCGCTGAGCGCCGGGACGGTGCTCTCGGCGTTCGCGAAGATGCTCGTCGCGCGGTCGCGGCCGATGGGCGGGCGGCACATCGTGAACGTGCACGACGCCGAGCACGTCACGCTGCGGGCGACGCGTCCGGTGGCGTTCGAGTTGGACGGCGACTACCTGGGCGAACACGCGACGATCACGTTCCGCGCCGTGCCGAAAGCCGTGCGGATCGTCATATGA
- a CDS encoding WhiB family transcriptional regulator: MDWRHRAACRDVDPELFFPIGNTGPALLQIEEAKQVCRRCDVTDACLRWALESGQDAGVWGGMGEDERRAVKRRAARARARANAGL; this comes from the coding sequence ATGGACTGGCGCCACCGCGCTGCCTGCCGTGACGTGGACCCCGAGCTTTTCTTCCCGATCGGGAACACCGGGCCCGCGCTCCTGCAGATCGAAGAGGCCAAGCAGGTTTGCCGCCGCTGCGACGTGACCGACGCGTGCCTGCGCTGGGCACTCGAATCCGGCCAGGACGCCGGCGTCTGGGGCGGGATGGGCGAGGACGAGCGCCGCGCCGTCAAGCGCCGCGCCGCCCGTGCCCGCGCCCGCGCGAACGCGGGTCTCTGA
- a CDS encoding sensor histidine kinase: MPTLSDLVRDHTDLTEADLEWLHALVSDWQLLADLSFADLLLWVPLRSADALPEDPRRRAPAPADDTVPGWVAIAQMRPTTGPTAYSEDLVGRVVRTGRRGLIDVAWRERRIVREGDPEWGSGIPVREESIPVRRGAKLLGVIQRSTNLSSARTPSRLELTYLQSASDLAQMIADGRFPVPGEDPNLVRSPRVGDGLIRLDRAGRVTYASPNAQSAYRRLGFQADLVGASLGEVTAGLCDTGEPQEEALSVVLSGRAPREVEVEAHGTVLQIRTIPLVVGGNRIAAIALCRDVTELRWRDRELMTKDATIREIHHRVKNNLQTVAALLRLQARRLRVPEGRAALDEAVRRVGSIAIVHETLSHTPDELIDFDDIADRVIMMAGEVSTPETQVAPKRTGSFGVLPAEIATPLAMALTELLQNALEHGLADRFGTLEVVAVRYGEGPPPDASPAGSALPSVRVWGEWPGSEGGPPSRAVPDDADGRRLVVVVLDDGAGLPPDFDVESSNSLGLQIVRTLIVGELGGRLEFRRREEGGTEVVVDVPLDQQHRPGPPPR; this comes from the coding sequence GTGCCCACCTTGAGCGATCTGGTCCGTGACCATACCGATCTCACCGAGGCGGACCTCGAATGGCTGCACGCCCTCGTCTCGGACTGGCAGCTCCTCGCCGACCTGTCCTTCGCGGACCTGCTGCTGTGGGTGCCGCTGCGGTCCGCCGACGCGCTGCCGGAGGATCCGCGCCGCCGCGCGCCCGCGCCCGCCGACGACACCGTCCCCGGCTGGGTCGCGATCGCCCAGATGCGGCCGACGACCGGCCCGACCGCCTACTCCGAGGACCTCGTCGGCCGCGTCGTGCGGACCGGACGGCGCGGGCTCATCGACGTCGCGTGGCGCGAGCGCCGGATCGTCCGGGAAGGCGACCCCGAGTGGGGGAGCGGCATCCCCGTCCGCGAGGAGTCGATCCCCGTCCGGCGCGGCGCGAAGCTGCTCGGCGTCATCCAGCGCAGCACCAACCTCAGCTCCGCGCGGACGCCGTCGCGGCTCGAACTGACCTATCTCCAGAGCGCCAGCGACCTCGCCCAGATGATCGCCGACGGGCGGTTCCCGGTGCCGGGGGAGGACCCGAACCTCGTCCGGTCCCCGCGCGTCGGGGACGGGCTGATCCGGCTGGACCGCGCGGGCCGCGTCACCTACGCCAGCCCCAACGCCCAGTCGGCCTACCGGCGGCTCGGGTTCCAGGCCGACCTGGTCGGCGCGTCGCTCGGCGAGGTCACCGCCGGGCTGTGCGACACCGGGGAGCCGCAGGAGGAGGCGCTGAGCGTCGTCCTGTCGGGACGCGCGCCGCGCGAGGTCGAGGTCGAGGCGCACGGGACGGTCCTGCAGATCCGGACGATCCCGCTGGTCGTCGGCGGGAACCGCATCGCGGCGATCGCGCTGTGCCGGGACGTCACCGAACTGCGCTGGCGCGACCGCGAGCTGATGACCAAGGACGCGACGATCCGGGAGATCCACCACCGCGTCAAGAACAACCTCCAGACCGTCGCGGCGCTGCTGCGCCTCCAGGCGCGGCGGCTGCGCGTCCCCGAGGGGCGGGCGGCGCTGGACGAGGCCGTCCGGCGGGTCGGGTCCATCGCGATCGTCCACGAGACGCTGTCGCACACCCCGGACGAGCTGATCGACTTCGACGACATCGCCGACCGGGTGATCATGATGGCGGGCGAGGTGTCGACGCCCGAGACCCAGGTCGCGCCCAAGCGGACGGGCAGTTTCGGCGTGCTGCCCGCCGAGATCGCGACGCCGCTGGCGATGGCGCTGACCGAACTGCTCCAGAACGCGCTGGAGCACGGGCTCGCCGACCGGTTCGGGACGCTGGAGGTCGTCGCCGTCCGGTACGGCGAGGGGCCGCCGCCGGACGCCTCGCCCGCCGGGTCGGCGCTGCCGAGCGTCCGGGTCTGGGGGGAGTGGCCGGGCAGCGAGGGCGGGCCGCCGAGCCGCGCCGTCCCCGACGACGCCGACGGGCGGCGGCTCGTGGTCGTCGTCCTGGACGACGGCGCGGGCCTGCCGCCGGACTTCGACGTGGAGAGCAGCAACAGCCTGGGATTGCAGATCGTCCGCACGCTCATCGTCGGGGAACTGGGCGGCCGGCTGGAATTTCGCCGCCGTGAAGAAGGCGGGACGGAAGTCGTCGTCGATGTGCCGCTCGACCAGCAGCATCGGCCGGGTCCGCCGCCGCGCTGA
- a CDS encoding 8-amino-7-oxononanoate synthase, whose translation MTDVTDPLARFRAAAAVRAEAGLRRALAPRTADHDGLIDLASNDYLGLNGDPRLAAGAVAAVREWGTGSTGSRLVTGTTALHAELDRRLAALTGCAAGLVFSSGFLANLGAVAGLGGPGVLVVSDQVNHASIVDACRLSRSRVVVTPHRDAAAVAEVLAAREEEHALVVTDAVFSVDGDLAPLADLHRAARANGALLVVDEAHALGVVGPGGRGAAHAAGIAGEPDVVLTLTLSKSLAAQGGAVLGAPEVIEHLVDTGRAFIFDTGLNPAAAGAALAALDVLAAEPDLPGRARANARRVRDLARAAGLATADPAAAVVPVFLGEPHAALDAQRICRDHGARVGCFRPPSVPKGRACLRVTARATLGEADFTTLADALRAVARSTGRSLHT comes from the coding sequence ATGACCGACGTCACCGATCCGCTCGCCCGGTTCCGCGCCGCCGCGGCCGTCCGCGCCGAGGCGGGGCTGCGCCGCGCGCTGGCGCCCCGGACGGCCGATCACGACGGCCTCATCGACCTCGCGTCCAACGACTACCTCGGGCTGAACGGCGACCCCCGGCTGGCGGCGGGCGCGGTCGCGGCCGTCCGGGAGTGGGGGACGGGCTCGACCGGCTCCCGGCTCGTCACCGGGACGACCGCGCTGCACGCCGAACTGGACCGGCGCCTCGCCGCGCTGACGGGCTGCGCGGCGGGCCTGGTGTTCTCGTCGGGGTTCCTGGCGAACCTCGGGGCGGTCGCGGGCCTCGGCGGCCCCGGCGTGCTGGTCGTGTCGGACCAGGTCAACCACGCGTCGATCGTGGACGCGTGCCGCTTGTCACGGTCCCGCGTCGTCGTGACGCCGCACCGGGACGCGGCGGCCGTCGCCGAGGTCCTGGCCGCCCGCGAGGAGGAGCACGCGCTCGTCGTCACCGACGCGGTGTTCTCCGTGGACGGCGACCTGGCCCCCCTCGCCGACCTGCACCGCGCGGCCCGCGCGAACGGCGCCCTGCTGGTGGTGGACGAGGCGCACGCGCTCGGCGTCGTCGGCCCCGGCGGGCGGGGCGCCGCGCACGCCGCCGGGATCGCCGGGGAGCCCGACGTCGTCCTGACCCTCACGCTGTCCAAGTCGCTGGCCGCGCAGGGCGGCGCGGTGCTCGGCGCCCCCGAGGTCATCGAGCACCTGGTCGACACCGGACGGGCGTTCATCTTCGACACCGGCCTCAACCCGGCCGCCGCCGGTGCCGCGCTCGCCGCGCTGGACGTCCTCGCCGCCGAACCGGACCTGCCCGGCCGCGCGCGGGCCAACGCGCGGCGCGTCCGGGACCTCGCCCGCGCCGCGGGCCTGGCCACCGCCGACCCGGCCGCCGCGGTCGTCCCGGTCTTCCTCGGCGAACCGCACGCCGCGCTGGACGCCCAGCGGATCTGCCGCGACCACGGCGCCCGCGTCGGCTGCTTCCGTCCGCCGTCGGTGCCCAAGGGACGCGCGTGCCTGCGCGTCACGGCCCGTGCGACGCTCGGGGAGGCGGATTTCACGACACTCGCGGACGCCCTTCGCGCCGTGGCACGTTCTACCGGCCGTAGTCTGCACACGTAA
- a CDS encoding GntR family transcriptional regulator, whose amino-acid sequence MTEVRGGGPRHGDGAQHPYDRAALADLGKHHTPSAPRIPKYYKLKELLVELIQSLPAGSPLPPERTLAEKYETSRTTVRQALAELVVEGRLQRIQGKGTFVAKPKVAQELQLVSYTEDMRHHGLRPETRILEIGYVSADERLAALLAIRPGGRVLRIHRLRLADGEAMSIDTSHLPARRFPGLRRELPRHRSLYETLATAYDVHLAEAEETIETVLATPHDAQLLAVDVGLPLLLLSRHAVDSTGQPVEWAQSLYRGDRYKFITRLRRD is encoded by the coding sequence GTGACGGAGGTCAGAGGCGGCGGCCCCCGGCACGGGGACGGCGCGCAACACCCCTACGACCGCGCCGCGCTCGCGGACCTGGGCAAGCACCACACCCCGTCCGCGCCGCGCATCCCCAAGTACTACAAGCTGAAAGAGCTGCTGGTCGAGCTGATCCAGTCGCTCCCGGCCGGCAGCCCGCTGCCGCCTGAGCGGACTCTCGCGGAGAAGTACGAGACGTCCCGGACGACCGTCCGGCAGGCCCTCGCCGAACTCGTCGTGGAGGGACGCCTCCAGCGCATCCAGGGCAAGGGCACGTTCGTCGCCAAGCCGAAGGTCGCGCAGGAACTCCAGCTCGTCTCCTACACCGAGGACATGCGCCACCACGGCCTGCGTCCCGAGACCCGCATCCTGGAGATCGGCTACGTCAGCGCGGACGAGCGGCTGGCGGCGCTGCTGGCGATCCGTCCCGGCGGCCGGGTGCTGCGCATCCACCGGCTCCGGCTCGCCGACGGCGAGGCCATGTCCATCGACACCTCGCACCTGCCCGCCCGCCGCTTCCCGGGCCTGCGCCGCGAACTCCCCCGGCACCGCTCGCTCTACGAAACGCTCGCGACGGCGTACGACGTCCACCTCGCCGAGGCCGAGGAGACGATCGAGACCGTCCTCGCGACCCCGCACGACGCCCAGCTCCTCGCGGTGGACGTCGGCCTTCCTCTTCTTCTTCTCTCCCGCCACGCCGTGGATTCCACCGGCCAGCCCGTCGAATGGGCACAATCGCTTTATCGCGGCGACCGCTACAAGTTCATCACGCGCCTCCGCCGCGACTGA
- a CDS encoding Uma2 family endonuclease has protein sequence MKIQEYEATLPDSLHKLWVSGELHDILHLPDEGPRVEIIGGEIVVSPAAALRHNFIVGRIAETLRRAKDHRDEFPWTTDQNTGLTIGEALEEYIPDLVVLDEEVLDTANETGENILTPDQIELVVEVTSQRNAKNDRPRPSGSRTKSKWVSYARAGIPYYLLIDRDPKIARTILYSVPDGGVGAYLHSEEWEFGKTIHLPEPFDIDIDTSKWTTW, from the coding sequence GTGAAAATTCAGGAATATGAGGCGACGCTCCCGGACTCATTGCACAAGCTATGGGTCAGCGGCGAACTCCACGACATCCTTCACCTCCCCGACGAAGGCCCCCGAGTCGAGATCATCGGAGGAGAGATCGTCGTGTCCCCCGCCGCCGCGCTTCGCCACAACTTCATCGTCGGCCGGATCGCTGAAACGCTGCGCCGCGCGAAAGACCATCGCGACGAGTTCCCCTGGACCACTGATCAGAACACCGGGCTGACCATCGGGGAGGCGCTGGAAGAGTACATTCCCGACCTCGTCGTCTTGGACGAGGAGGTTCTCGACACGGCCAACGAGACGGGCGAGAACATCCTCACCCCGGACCAGATCGAACTCGTCGTCGAGGTCACGTCGCAACGGAACGCCAAGAACGACCGCCCTCGCCCGTCGGGTTCGCGGACGAAGAGCAAGTGGGTCAGCTACGCCCGCGCCGGCATTCCTTACTACCTGCTGATCGACCGTGACCCGAAAATCGCCCGGACGATCTTGTACTCGGTTCCCGACGGTGGCGTCGGCGCATACCTCCACTCCGAGGAGTGGGAGTTCGGCAAGACGATCCACCTGCCCGAGCCGTTCGACATCGACATCGACACGAGCAAGTGGACGACCTGGTGA